In Denitratisoma sp. DHT3, one DNA window encodes the following:
- a CDS encoding acyl-CoA dehydrogenase family protein: MDFCFSPEQEQFRQEIRQFLADNVTDALREEIAVSGHSPGPLGKAFLRLLGEKGWLGIGWPREYGGQGRSMIEQSIFYHELDLQDIHYGNLTITSLAMTLIKLASEAQKREYLPRILKGELEICLGYTEPGAGSDLASVATRAVKEGDGYVVTGQKVFTTGAHYASHIWLLARTDPTAPRHKGLSVFIFPLDTPGVTVRPIYTMEGIRTNEVFLDQVRIPASAMIGAPNTGFYTIAVALDFERVFIGKYTKIRRNFEALVRCCKEPGDDGRSLYDDPVVQDQLVRLHIDVERLRLLCTKTAWLIDQGKVPNAEASAQKVLASELEQRLADEGMRILGPRALLEYGSPHVPMQGYLAQSWLLAPMMKFGGGTNEIQRDIIAQRGLGLPRG; this comes from the coding sequence ATGGACTTCTGCTTTTCGCCGGAGCAGGAACAGTTCCGGCAGGAGATACGCCAGTTCCTGGCGGACAACGTGACCGATGCCCTGCGCGAGGAGATCGCCGTCTCGGGGCATTCCCCCGGCCCCCTGGGCAAGGCGTTCCTGCGCCTGCTGGGCGAGAAGGGCTGGCTGGGCATCGGCTGGCCCAGGGAGTACGGTGGCCAGGGCCGCTCGATGATCGAACAGTCGATCTTCTATCACGAGCTGGATCTGCAGGACATCCACTACGGCAACCTCACCATCACCTCCCTGGCGATGACCCTGATCAAGCTGGCCTCGGAGGCGCAGAAGCGGGAATACCTGCCGCGCATCCTCAAGGGCGAGCTGGAGATCTGCCTGGGCTATACCGAGCCCGGCGCCGGTTCGGACCTGGCCAGCGTCGCCACCCGCGCGGTGAAGGAAGGCGACGGGTACGTCGTCACCGGGCAGAAGGTGTTCACCACCGGCGCCCACTATGCCAGCCACATCTGGCTGCTGGCCCGCACCGATCCAACGGCGCCGCGGCACAAGGGGCTGTCGGTGTTCATCTTCCCGCTCGACACGCCCGGCGTCACCGTGCGCCCCATCTACACCATGGAAGGCATCCGCACCAACGAGGTGTTCCTCGACCAGGTGCGGATTCCCGCCAGCGCCATGATCGGCGCACCCAACACCGGCTTCTACACCATCGCCGTCGCCCTGGATTTCGAGCGGGTGTTCATCGGCAAGTACACCAAGATCCGGCGCAATTTCGAGGCCCTGGTGCGCTGCTGCAAGGAGCCCGGCGACGATGGCAGGTCCCTCTACGACGACCCGGTGGTGCAGGACCAGTTGGTACGGCTGCATATCGATGTCGAACGCCTGCGCCTCCTATGCACCAAGACCGCCTGGCTGATCGACCAGGGCAAGGTGCCCAACGCCGAGGCCTCGGCCCAGAAGGTGCTGGCTTCCGAGCTGGAGCAGCGGCTGGCCGACGAGGGCATGCGGATCCTCGGCCCACGCGCCCTGCTCGAATATGGCTCCCCCCATGTGCCGATGCAGGGCTACCTGGCGCAATCCTGGCTGCTGGCGCCGATGATGAAATTCGGCGGCGGCACCAATGAAATCCAGCGCGACATCATCGCCCAGCGCGGCCTGGGCCTGCCGCGAGGCTGA
- a CDS encoding acyl-CoA dehydrogenase family protein produces the protein MELDFTPEQQQIKDAVRRFLSRECPPSLVRRMREERIALPRDIWRRMAELGWLGLPFDESYGGSGGDWVTLAALVEELGRACDPTPFADCVLTCGWLLQDLGSEAQKQRWLPPLIEGELMLSLASHEEQALRDAGEPPTTLRKGDGGLRLSGRKGFVENAADADFLLVSAVMDGTGEPCLVMVAPRAEGVELIALHSLAHPNLYEVGFRDVALAPDQLLARGPDLPARLTAALDRTAAFQSAAAAGGARRVLEMALDYAKERQQFGKPIGSFQAVQHLLANAWSEVETAWLAAYEAITHLEADLPGAADKVAVAKCASNETFVRTCFSAHQVFGGMGYMWETDLHLWTRKAKEIEMACGGIYPYRRRLAASL, from the coding sequence ATGGAACTGGACTTCACCCCCGAACAACAACAGATCAAGGACGCGGTGCGCCGCTTCCTTTCCCGGGAATGCCCGCCCAGCCTGGTGCGCAGGATGCGCGAGGAGCGGATCGCCCTGCCCCGCGACATCTGGCGGCGCATGGCCGAGTTGGGCTGGCTGGGCCTGCCCTTCGACGAAAGCTACGGCGGCTCGGGCGGCGACTGGGTCACCCTGGCGGCGCTGGTCGAGGAACTGGGCCGGGCCTGCGATCCCACGCCCTTCGCCGACTGCGTCCTCACCTGCGGCTGGCTGCTCCAGGATCTGGGCAGCGAAGCGCAGAAGCAGCGCTGGCTGCCGCCCCTGATCGAGGGCGAGTTGATGCTGAGCCTGGCCAGCCATGAGGAACAGGCCCTGCGTGACGCGGGCGAACCGCCGACGACGCTACGGAAAGGCGACGGCGGGCTGCGTCTTTCCGGCCGGAAAGGCTTCGTCGAGAACGCCGCCGACGCCGACTTCCTCCTGGTCAGCGCGGTGATGGACGGCACGGGCGAACCATGCCTGGTGATGGTCGCGCCCCGCGCAGAAGGCGTCGAACTCATCGCCCTGCATTCCCTCGCCCATCCCAATCTCTACGAGGTCGGGTTCCGCGATGTCGCCCTCGCGCCGGACCAGTTGCTCGCCCGCGGCCCCGATCTGCCGGCACGCCTGACGGCGGCGCTGGACCGCACGGCGGCGTTCCAGTCCGCCGCCGCGGCCGGCGGCGCGCGCCGGGTGCTGGAAATGGCGCTCGACTACGCCAAGGAACGGCAGCAGTTCGGCAAGCCCATCGGCAGCTTCCAGGCGGTGCAGCATCTGCTGGCCAACGCCTGGTCCGAAGTGGAGACCGCCTGGCTCGCCGCCTACGAAGCCATCACCCATCTGGAGGCCGACCTGCCGGGCGCGGCGGACAAGGTGGCGGTCGCCAAGTGCGCCAGCAACGAAACCTTCGTCCGCACCTGCTTCAGCGCCCATCAGGTGTTCGGCGGCATGGGTTACATGTGGGAGACCGACCTGCACCTGTGGACGCGCAAGGCCAAGGAAATCGAAATGGCCTGCGGCGGCATCTATCCCTACCGGCGGCGACTGGCGGCGAGCCTTTGA
- a CDS encoding AraC family transcriptional regulator, protein MILVSMNYVAWLADFMLAHDVSPAQLLAGTGIEERNLAEPAAEISDEQHVALLRNARRLSRDPALGLELGIHRHISTLDRFGFAMMCCETFREALRVGNEYQRVIGRFSGRLLFLSLHEEARNATFQIEVAPELGDLAQFAVEEILGSILSNTRSVTGRDLPVRELCCAYPQPAHAASYRKYFSCPIRFDAPRNQIRFDAAFLDTRLPLASSHAALMYRTHCERLVGRDSGDPEGLVAGIRARLLAGADCALPLEACAEALSISARTLRRKLHEGGHSYQDIVDDVRASLARSYLESSRLTVEAIAERLGFSEPTSFSRAFRRWTGMSPRTFRNRPSEEH, encoded by the coding sequence ATGATCTTGGTTTCCATGAACTACGTGGCCTGGTTGGCCGATTTCATGCTCGCCCATGACGTCTCCCCCGCCCAGTTGTTGGCGGGGACGGGCATCGAGGAGCGGAACCTGGCGGAACCGGCCGCGGAAATCAGCGACGAGCAGCATGTCGCCTTGCTGCGCAATGCCAGGCGGCTGAGCCGGGACCCCGCCCTCGGCCTGGAACTCGGGATCCACCGGCATATCTCCACCCTGGACCGGTTCGGCTTCGCGATGATGTGCTGCGAGACTTTCCGCGAGGCCCTGCGGGTGGGGAACGAATATCAGCGGGTGATCGGCCGCTTTTCGGGGCGGCTGCTGTTCCTTTCCCTGCATGAGGAGGCGCGGAATGCGACCTTCCAGATCGAGGTGGCGCCGGAACTGGGAGACCTGGCCCAGTTCGCCGTGGAGGAGATTCTCGGCAGCATTCTCAGCAACACCCGCAGCGTCACCGGCCGCGATCTGCCCGTCAGGGAACTCTGCTGCGCCTATCCGCAGCCGGCCCATGCCGCCAGTTACCGCAAGTATTTCTCCTGCCCGATCCGTTTCGACGCTCCACGCAATCAGATCCGCTTCGACGCCGCCTTTCTCGACACGCGCCTGCCCCTGGCCAGCAGCCACGCGGCACTCATGTATCGGACCCATTGCGAGCGCCTGGTCGGCCGGGACAGCGGTGATCCGGAGGGTCTCGTCGCCGGAATCCGCGCCCGGCTGTTGGCCGGCGCGGATTGCGCCCTGCCGCTGGAGGCCTGCGCCGAGGCGCTGTCGATCAGCGCCCGCACCTTGCGCCGCAAGCTGCATGAAGGCGGGCATTCCTACCAGGACATCGTCGACGACGTCCGCGCCAGCCTGGCGCGCAGTTATCTGGAGTCCTCCCGGCTGACGGTGGAGGCCATCGCCGAACGGCTCGGCTTCAGCGAACCCACCAGTTTCTCGCGCGCCTTCAGGCGCTGGACCGGCATGTCGCCGCGCACGTTCCGCAACCGTCCTTCCGAGGAACACTGA
- a CDS encoding branched-chain amino acid transaminase: MSMADRDGFIWYDGKLVPWREATTHVLTHSLHYGLSVFEGVRAYNTVSGTAIFRLKEHTDRLFNSAHIYMMKIPYSREQIMEAQKEVVRANKLESCYLRPIAFYGSEKMGISTRGATVHVAVAAWPWGAYLGEEALEQGIRIKTSSFARAHVNSIMPRAKLAATYANSILANLEATQDGYDEALLLDTEGFVAEGAGENLFVIKDGVIYEPEIASALTGITRASIIALAAELGYEVKSRRLTRDDIYIADEAFFTGTAAEVTPIRELDNRTIGAGKRGPVTARLQALFFDVVNGKVPAHADWLTAV; the protein is encoded by the coding sequence ATGTCCATGGCCGACCGCGATGGTTTCATCTGGTACGACGGCAAACTCGTGCCCTGGCGCGAAGCCACCACCCACGTGCTGACCCACTCCCTGCACTACGGTCTGTCCGTGTTCGAAGGAGTCCGCGCCTACAACACCGTCTCCGGCACCGCGATCTTCCGCCTCAAGGAACACACCGACCGCCTGTTCAACTCGGCCCACATCTACATGATGAAGATCCCCTACAGCCGGGAGCAGATCATGGAGGCGCAGAAGGAAGTGGTACGCGCCAACAAGCTCGAATCCTGCTACCTGCGGCCGATCGCCTTCTACGGTTCGGAGAAGATGGGCATCTCCACCCGCGGCGCCACGGTCCACGTGGCCGTCGCCGCTTGGCCCTGGGGCGCCTATCTGGGCGAGGAGGCGCTGGAGCAGGGCATCCGCATCAAGACCTCCAGCTTTGCCCGCGCCCATGTGAATTCGATCATGCCCCGCGCCAAGCTGGCCGCCACCTACGCCAACTCCATCCTGGCGAACCTGGAAGCCACCCAGGACGGCTACGACGAGGCCCTGCTGCTGGACACCGAGGGCTTCGTCGCCGAGGGCGCCGGCGAGAACCTGTTCGTCATCAAGGACGGCGTGATCTACGAGCCCGAGATCGCCTCGGCCCTGACCGGCATCACCCGCGCCTCGATCATCGCCCTGGCGGCCGAGCTCGGCTATGAAGTGAAGAGCCGCCGCCTCACCCGCGACGACATCTACATCGCCGACGAGGCCTTCTTCACCGGCACCGCCGCCGAGGTCACCCCGATCCGCGAACTGGACAACCGCACCATCGGCGCCGGCAAGCGCGGCCCCGTGACCGCCCGGTTGCAGGCCCTGTTCTTCGACGTGGTCAACGGCAAGGTGCCGGCCCACGCCGACTGGCTCACCGCTGTCTGA
- a CDS encoding zinc-finger domain-containing protein has product MSQATADTARQVDVTAHDLPLHCPRPGAPLWARHPRVFLDVLRNREGKAVCPYCGTEYTFTGERPKGHH; this is encoded by the coding sequence ATGTCCCAAGCCACCGCCGACACCGCCCGCCAGGTGGATGTCACCGCCCACGACCTGCCGCTCCACTGCCCCCGCCCCGGCGCACCGCTCTGGGCGCGCCATCCCCGGGTGTTCCTCGACGTGCTGAGGAACCGCGAGGGCAAGGCGGTCTGCCCCTACTGCGGCACCGAATACACCTTCACCGGCGAACGGCCGAAAGGCCACCATTAA
- the waaF gene encoding lipopolysaccharide heptosyltransferase II — translation MGRPARILVVAPSWIGDMLMAQPLLTRLAARGAEIDVLAPDWCAPLLGRMAEVRRVIASPFRHGDFAFAARRALGRDLAGAGYDEAVVLPNSWKSALVPFFARIPKRTGFTGEARIGLLNNRHRLDKAARPQLAQRYAQLADAPGALPPQSLPRPRLLSSPAQQQASKAALGLDPAAEPTIFCPGAEYGPAKRWPARHFAELARRLAADGGPIWLLGTAKDTTVGDEIAALSGGAARNLCGRTTLEQAIDLIACARQVVSNDSGLMHVTAALDRPLVALYGSSSPTYTPPLSPRARILSLDLPCSPCFQRECPLGHLKCLEDLAPEQVLITLGDLAHAQP, via the coding sequence GTGGGGCGCCCCGCGCGCATCCTGGTCGTCGCGCCGTCCTGGATCGGCGACATGCTGATGGCCCAACCCCTGCTGACCCGACTGGCGGCCCGCGGGGCGGAGATCGACGTGCTGGCGCCGGACTGGTGCGCGCCGTTGCTGGGTCGCATGGCGGAAGTGCGCCGGGTCATCGCCAGTCCCTTCCGCCATGGCGACTTCGCCTTTGCCGCGCGCCGCGCGCTGGGCCGCGATCTGGCCGGCGCGGGCTACGACGAGGCCGTGGTGCTGCCCAACTCCTGGAAGTCGGCCCTGGTGCCGTTTTTCGCCCGCATCCCGAAACGCACCGGCTTCACCGGCGAGGCCCGGATCGGCCTGCTCAACAATCGCCACCGCCTCGACAAGGCCGCCCGGCCCCAGCTGGCGCAGCGCTACGCCCAACTCGCCGACGCACCGGGAGCGCTGCCGCCGCAATCCCTGCCGCGGCCCCGCCTGCTGTCGTCGCCGGCGCAGCAGCAGGCAAGCAAGGCCGCCCTCGGCCTGGACCCGGCGGCCGAACCCACCATCTTCTGCCCCGGCGCCGAATACGGCCCCGCCAAGCGCTGGCCAGCGCGGCACTTCGCCGAGCTGGCGCGCCGCCTGGCGGCCGACGGCGGCCCGATCTGGCTGCTGGGTACCGCAAAGGACACCACCGTCGGCGACGAGATCGCCGCCCTGTCGGGCGGCGCCGCGCGCAATCTGTGCGGCCGGACCACCCTGGAGCAGGCGATCGACCTGATCGCCTGCGCGCGCCAGGTGGTCAGCAACGATTCCGGACTGATGCACGTCACCGCCGCCCTCGACCGGCCGCTGGTGGCCCTCTACGGCTCGTCCAGCCCGACCTACACGCCCCCGCTGTCGCCCCGGGCGCGCATCCTGTCGCTGGACCTGCCCTGCAGCCCCTGCTTCCAGCGGGAATGTCCGCTGGGGCATCTGAAGTGCCTGGAAGACCTGGCGCCCGAGCAGGTTCTCATCACCCTCGGCGATCTTGCCCATGCCCAGCCGTAA
- a CDS encoding YybH family protein, with product MPSRKSFFASPDDAEAAFYEALERADLEAMMAIWAEDEEVVCVLPGGPRLAGYGMVREAWRRIFESGYRIRLQITSLSQVVNPFTAIHSRIEHVTIDGDNAHFAPIVATNIFIRGALGWRLVMRHTSPAPPEIAGDIPKILH from the coding sequence ATGCCCAGCCGTAAGTCCTTCTTCGCCTCTCCCGACGATGCCGAAGCCGCGTTCTACGAGGCGCTGGAGCGCGCCGACCTGGAAGCCATGATGGCCATCTGGGCGGAGGACGAGGAAGTCGTCTGCGTGCTGCCCGGCGGCCCCCGCCTGGCTGGCTACGGCATGGTCCGCGAGGCGTGGCGGCGGATTTTCGAAAGCGGCTACCGGATCAGGTTGCAGATCACCAGCCTGAGCCAGGTGGTGAATCCCTTCACCGCGATCCACAGCCGGATCGAGCACGTGACCATCGATGGCGACAACGCCCATTTCGCACCGATCGTCGCCACCAACATCTTCATCCGCGGCGCCCTGGGCTGGCGCCTGGTGATGCGCCACACTTCGCCGGCGCCGCCGGAAATCGCAGGCGACATTCCAAAGATCCTGCACTGA
- a CDS encoding phosphomannomutase/phosphoglucomutase, which yields MTLPAQEIFKAYDVRGIVGETLTAEAVRAIGQALGSEALARGVAAVVIGRDGRLSGPELSTALADGLNHAGVDVIDIGRVPTPVTYFAAFELGTESCVSVTGSHNPPNYNGLKMVLGGQTLYGELIQDLRRRIGHGHLTEGQGHVRHADVREAYLNRIVGDVKLARPMKIVVDCGNGVAGDFAPELFRRMGCEVVELFCKVDGNFPNHHPDPSKPENLQDVIRALKETDAELGLAFDGDGDRLGVVTKDGEIIYPDRQLMLFAADVLARNPGAQIIYDVKCSRWVAQSIRHQGGVPLMWNTGHALIKAKLKETGAPLAGEMSGHVFFKERWYGFDDGLYAGARLLEIVSRWTPEQGGANWPLKHLPNAISTPELNLKMQEGEPHRLIAKLQREGRFPGARELITIDGVRAEYPDGFGLARASNTTPVVVLRFEADSAAALARIQAEFKTALITVWPGLKVDFDESEH from the coding sequence ATGACACTGCCCGCCCAGGAAATCTTCAAGGCCTATGACGTTCGCGGCATCGTCGGCGAGACCCTGACGGCGGAGGCGGTGCGCGCCATCGGCCAGGCGCTGGGCAGCGAAGCCCTGGCGCGCGGCGTCGCCGCCGTCGTGATCGGCCGCGACGGCCGGCTCTCCGGCCCCGAACTGTCCACGGCCCTGGCCGACGGCCTGAACCACGCCGGCGTCGACGTGATCGACATCGGCCGGGTGCCGACGCCGGTCACCTATTTCGCCGCCTTCGAGCTGGGCACCGAGAGTTGTGTTTCCGTCACCGGCAGCCACAACCCACCCAATTACAACGGCCTCAAGATGGTGCTGGGCGGCCAGACGCTCTACGGCGAACTGATCCAGGACCTGCGCCGGCGCATCGGACACGGCCACCTGACCGAAGGCCAGGGCCACGTGCGCCACGCCGACGTCAGGGAAGCCTATCTGAACCGCATCGTCGGCGACGTGAAGCTCGCCCGGCCGATGAAGATCGTGGTCGATTGCGGCAACGGCGTGGCCGGCGATTTCGCCCCGGAACTGTTCCGCCGCATGGGTTGCGAGGTGGTGGAGCTGTTCTGCAAGGTCGACGGCAACTTTCCCAATCACCATCCGGACCCCTCCAAGCCGGAGAACCTCCAGGACGTGATCCGCGCCCTCAAGGAGACCGACGCCGAACTGGGCCTGGCCTTCGACGGCGACGGCGATCGGCTCGGCGTGGTGACCAAGGACGGCGAGATCATCTACCCCGACCGCCAGCTGATGCTGTTCGCCGCCGACGTGCTGGCGCGCAATCCGGGCGCCCAGATCATCTACGACGTGAAGTGCTCGCGCTGGGTGGCGCAGTCGATCCGCCACCAGGGCGGCGTGCCGCTGATGTGGAACACCGGCCACGCGCTGATCAAGGCCAAGCTCAAGGAAACCGGGGCGCCGCTGGCCGGCGAGATGAGCGGCCACGTGTTCTTCAAGGAACGCTGGTACGGCTTCGACGACGGCCTCTACGCCGGCGCCCGCCTCTTGGAGATCGTCTCGCGCTGGACACCGGAGCAAGGCGGGGCCAACTGGCCCCTGAAGCATCTGCCGAACGCCATCTCCACGCCGGAACTGAACCTGAAGATGCAGGAAGGCGAGCCCCACCGGCTGATCGCCAAGCTGCAACGGGAAGGCCGCTTCCCCGGCGCCCGGGAACTGATCACCATCGACGGCGTGCGCGCCGAATATCCGGACGGCTTCGGGCTGGCCCGTGCATCCAACACCACGCCGGTCGTGGTGCTGCGTTTCGAAGCCGACAGCGCCGCCGCCCTGGCGCGGATCCAGGCCGAATTCAAGACTGCCCTGATCACCGTCTGGCCGGGGCTCAAGGTGGATTTCGATGAATCCGAGCACTGA
- a CDS encoding EAL and HDOD domain-containing protein: MNPSTEEIFIGRQPILDRDHQLYAYELLFRSGKTNVANISDNLAASASVISHAFAELGIERALGPYKGFINCDASLLLSDMLEILPAEKMVLEVLETVEPTSEIVERCRELKTRGFTLALDDFVNFEDKWSPLLDLVEIVKVDIMPLDTAALIATTQALRRWPVTLLAEKVDSRELADQCQQLGYSLFQGYYFAKPAILAGKKLSQSQLALMQLLGLVMDDAETRDLEAVFKREAGLTMNLMRLTNSVATGVITRVTSLRHAITVLGRRQLQRWLQLLLYTNPAGGNVASPLLQMAAARGRLMELLATRMYRGKHDFEDRAFMTGIMSLMPTLMGVPMADILKGISIAGDVQIALETQEGELGTMLQLVQALETGDGGICHDLTEQLPGLDHAIINACLSEALAWASSIGQENPSD; encoded by the coding sequence ATGAATCCGAGCACTGAAGAAATATTCATCGGGCGCCAGCCCATCCTCGACCGCGACCATCAGCTCTATGCCTACGAGCTGCTGTTCCGCAGCGGCAAGACCAACGTCGCCAACATCTCAGACAACCTGGCCGCCAGCGCCAGCGTGATCAGCCACGCCTTCGCCGAACTGGGCATCGAGCGGGCCCTGGGACCCTACAAGGGTTTCATCAACTGCGACGCGTCGCTGCTGCTGTCGGACATGCTGGAAATCCTGCCCGCCGAGAAGATGGTGCTGGAGGTCCTGGAAACGGTCGAACCCACATCCGAGATCGTCGAGCGCTGTCGGGAACTGAAGACCCGCGGGTTCACCCTGGCCCTGGACGACTTCGTCAATTTCGAGGACAAGTGGAGCCCCCTGCTGGACCTGGTGGAAATCGTCAAGGTGGACATCATGCCCCTCGACACCGCCGCGCTCATCGCCACCACCCAGGCCCTGCGCCGCTGGCCCGTGACGTTGCTGGCGGAGAAGGTGGATTCCCGCGAACTGGCCGACCAGTGCCAGCAACTGGGCTACAGTCTGTTCCAGGGCTATTACTTCGCCAAACCGGCGATCCTGGCCGGCAAGAAGCTCAGCCAGTCGCAGCTGGCCCTGATGCAGCTGCTCGGGCTGGTGATGGACGACGCCGAAACCCGCGACCTGGAAGCGGTATTCAAGCGCGAAGCCGGCCTCACCATGAACCTGATGCGTCTCACCAACTCGGTGGCCACCGGCGTCATCACCCGCGTCACCTCCCTGCGCCACGCCATCACCGTGCTGGGCCGGCGCCAACTGCAGCGTTGGCTGCAACTGCTGCTGTACACCAATCCGGCCGGCGGCAACGTGGCCAGCCCGTTGCTGCAAATGGCGGCGGCGCGGGGCCGGCTGATGGAGCTGCTGGCCACCCGGATGTACCGGGGCAAACACGACTTCGAGGATCGCGCCTTCATGACCGGCATCATGTCCCTGATGCCGACGTTGATGGGGGTGCCCATGGCCGACATCCTCAAAGGCATCAGCATCGCCGGCGACGTGCAGATCGCCCTGGAGACCCAGGAGGGCGAGCTGGGCACCATGCTGCAACTGGTGCAGGCGCTCGAAACCGGCGACGGCGGTATCTGCCACGACCTGACCGAGCAACTGCCGGGGCTGGACCACGCCATCATCAACGCCTGCCTCTCCGAGGCCCTGGCCTGGGCCAGCAGCATCGGCCAGGAAAACCCGTCGGATTAA
- a CDS encoding NUDIX domain-containing protein, whose translation MKYCPRCATPLAARDLGARARLACPAAGCGFVHWDNPLPVVAAIIEYLDGTDGDGRILLARNAAWTMEFYAVITGFLERDESPEEAVAREVKEETNLDTEAVALIGLYPFPRKNELIIAYHVRARGEIALNAELAAYKLVPPAELVPWDGGTGLALRDWMKGRGLPV comes from the coding sequence ATGAAATACTGTCCTCGCTGCGCCACGCCGTTGGCGGCGCGCGATCTGGGCGCGCGCGCGCGGCTGGCCTGTCCGGCGGCCGGATGCGGCTTCGTCCATTGGGACAACCCGCTGCCGGTGGTGGCGGCGATCATCGAATATCTGGATGGCACGGATGGCGATGGCCGCATCCTGCTCGCCCGCAACGCGGCCTGGACGATGGAGTTCTATGCCGTGATCACCGGTTTCCTGGAGCGCGACGAGTCGCCGGAAGAGGCGGTGGCGCGCGAAGTGAAGGAGGAGACCAACCTCGACACCGAGGCGGTGGCGCTGATCGGCCTCTATCCCTTCCCGCGCAAGAACGAACTGATCATCGCCTACCATGTGCGGGCCCGCGGCGAGATCGCGCTCAACGCGGAACTGGCCGCCTACAAGCTGGTGCCGCCGGCGGAACTGGTGCCCTGGGACGGCGGCACCGGCCTGGCGCTGCGCGACTGGATGAAGGGACGCGGGCTGCCCGTCTGA